CGTTATCATCCGCTGGATATTCAACGCCGCGGGCACGATCATCGGGTGTGGCTCTCCTGGTATCAGCATTATTTTGTCTGGGGCATGACGGCGGGAATTATTCGCGAGCTGGCGCTGCAGATCGGCCTGAAACCTTGACTATACTTTACATTCGCCTCTTTTTTTGCGCCTTTGCGATCTGCCTCCCGATATTAGTTAATCCCGCCTTAGCCATTAGTTTAATTCATGTGAATAGTTGAGCTGACGGCGGGCTTCCCTCTTACACTATGCGAAGTTATTACATCGTTACTGGAAACCCGGTAACCCTGTCAGGAGTGTTAAAGTGATTAGTATATTCGACATGTTCAAAGTGGGGATTGGTCCCTCTTCTTCCCACACTGTAGGCCCGATGAAGGCCGGTAAACAGTTCGTCGATGACCTGGTCGAAAAAGGATTACTGGACAGCATTACCCGCGTGGCCGTGGACGTTTATGGTTCACTGTCGTTAACGGGTAAAGGCCACCACACCGATATCGCCATTATTATGGGTCTGGCCGGAAATATGCCGGACACCGTAGATATTGACGCCATTCCGGCGTTTATCCGCGACGTGGAAACGCGCGGTCGTCTGCTGCTGGCGAATGGCCGGCAGGAAGTGGATTTCCCACAGGACGACGGCATGCGTTTTCGCAGCGACAACCTCTCGTTGCATGAGAACGGGATGCAGATCCACGCCTTCAGCGGCGACAAAGTGGTCTACAGCAAAACCTATTACTCCATCGGCGGCGGCTTTATCGTCGACGAAGAGCATTTCGGCCAGGATGCGACGGGCGACGTGCAGGTGCCTTACCCGTTCAAATCGGCGAAAGAGATGCTGGATTACTGTCACGAAACCGGCCTGTCTCTCTCCGGCATGGTGATGCAGAACGAGCTGGCGCTGCACAGCAAGAAAGAGATTGAAGACTATTTTGCTAACGTCTGGCAGACCATGCGCGCCTGTATCGATCGCGGCATCAATACCGAAGGCGTGTTGCCGGGCCCGCTGCGTGTACCGCGCCGCGCCTCAGCCCTGCGCCGGATGCTGGTGACGACCGATAAGTACTCCAACGATCCGATGAACGTGATCGACTGGGTCAACATGTTTGCCCTGGCGGTAAACGAAGAGAACGCCGCCGGTGGCCGCGTGGTAACGGCGCCGACCAACGGTGCCTGCGGTATCGTTCCGGCGGTACTGGCCTACTACGATCACTTTATCGAATCGGTGAGCCCGGATATCTATATTCGCTACTTCCTCGCCGCGGGCGCGGTGGGCGCGCTGTATAAGATGAACGCCTCCATCTCCGGCGCCGAAGTGGGCTGTCAGGGTGAAGTGGGCGTGGCCTGCTCGATGGCGGCGGCCGGTCTGGCAGAGCTGCTGGGCGCAAGCCCTGAGCAGGTGTGCGTGGCGGCAGAGATCGGCATGGAGCATAACCTCGGTCTGACCTGCGATCCGGTTGCTGGTCAGGTGCAGGTGCCGTGCATCGAACGTAACGCCATTGCCTCAGTGAAAGCGATCAACGCCTCACGTATGGCGATGCGCCGTACCAGCGAACCGCGCGTCTCGCTGGATAAGGTGATCGAAACCATGTACGAAACCGGCAAAGACATGAACGCCAAATACCGCGAAACCTCTCGCGGCGGCCTGGCCATCAAGGTGCAGTGCGACTAATCCTCTGACTGTCCCCTGCGACTTTCGTCTTTCATACCTCTTCGCCCGTCTGATACGGATGGGCGAATTTTAAGAACTTTTCTCGTTACCTGAAATAATGCCCACTACACTACCTGAGTTGCCACGGGCA
This Leclercia sp. S52 DNA region includes the following protein-coding sequences:
- the sdaA gene encoding L-serine ammonia-lyase, which gives rise to MISIFDMFKVGIGPSSSHTVGPMKAGKQFVDDLVEKGLLDSITRVAVDVYGSLSLTGKGHHTDIAIIMGLAGNMPDTVDIDAIPAFIRDVETRGRLLLANGRQEVDFPQDDGMRFRSDNLSLHENGMQIHAFSGDKVVYSKTYYSIGGGFIVDEEHFGQDATGDVQVPYPFKSAKEMLDYCHETGLSLSGMVMQNELALHSKKEIEDYFANVWQTMRACIDRGINTEGVLPGPLRVPRRASALRRMLVTTDKYSNDPMNVIDWVNMFALAVNEENAAGGRVVTAPTNGACGIVPAVLAYYDHFIESVSPDIYIRYFLAAGAVGALYKMNASISGAEVGCQGEVGVACSMAAAGLAELLGASPEQVCVAAEIGMEHNLGLTCDPVAGQVQVPCIERNAIASVKAINASRMAMRRTSEPRVSLDKVIETMYETGKDMNAKYRETSRGGLAIKVQCD